The Tepidibacter aestuarii genome contains a region encoding:
- a CDS encoding ASKHA domain-containing protein, translating into MPKISIKNQNQMFEYVPDKNLLQLLLENEIFVDNPCNGKGSCGKCKVRVVEGNLPDISETEQKFLKKEEINEGIRLSCLVVPREDIVIEILQKERKHEILTTGYMPDFEFNPSIHKKAFQIRKPTLENQSSFEDSVCNTFGIEKFDWLLLQQNKITDEKVTGVFNDEELIGIESGDTTGFLYGLAIDIGTTTVVTSLIDMNTGNELATASMINAQKRFGLDVLTRITYGLENPEDSKEKLQHAIVNSINEMIEDICNKSKINRKNIYEISIAANCTMMHFLLGIDTKSIGKSPYAPVFVKSKNILAKDIGLKAFSGARLYCLPSVSSYIGADIVAGAYVCQLHKAKENVLFIDIGTNGEIVLSNHGKLLSCSCAAGPALEGMNISSGMRAAEGAIEDVKITDKGIEIKVIGEQEAIGICGSGILAAVKELIRTGIVKKDGAFIKKEKLKKSDYRYDMIQLDGRKREFILKSNPEQLLITQSDVRQVQLAKGAILSGFYALLKQANIDMNQLDKVIIAGQFGAHLPVDSLVGTGILPEAIKDKLVYVGNSSKTGSYMALMSAKAKQEIEELANQIDYMELGASEGYERLFAHSLLFPNFKSI; encoded by the coding sequence ATGCCTAAGATTTCTATTAAGAACCAGAATCAAATGTTTGAATATGTACCGGATAAAAACTTATTACAACTTTTACTAGAAAATGAAATTTTCGTTGATAACCCGTGTAATGGAAAGGGATCATGTGGGAAATGTAAGGTTAGAGTTGTTGAGGGAAATCTACCTGACATCTCAGAAACAGAACAGAAATTTTTAAAAAAGGAAGAAATTAATGAAGGTATAAGACTATCTTGTCTTGTAGTACCACGAGAAGACATTGTAATTGAAATTTTACAAAAAGAAAGAAAGCATGAGATACTTACAACAGGGTATATGCCTGATTTTGAGTTTAATCCTTCCATCCATAAAAAAGCTTTCCAGATAAGAAAACCTACATTAGAGAATCAAAGTTCATTTGAGGATTCTGTATGCAATACATTTGGTATTGAAAAGTTTGATTGGCTATTATTACAGCAAAATAAAATTACAGATGAAAAGGTAACAGGAGTTTTTAATGATGAAGAGTTGATTGGAATTGAGTCGGGTGATACGACTGGATTTCTTTATGGATTAGCTATTGATATTGGAACTACAACAGTTGTAACGTCACTGATTGATATGAATACTGGTAATGAATTGGCTACTGCGTCAATGATTAATGCACAAAAGAGGTTTGGTCTGGATGTTTTAACTAGAATTACTTATGGACTAGAGAACCCAGAGGATTCTAAAGAAAAGCTGCAACATGCAATTGTAAATTCTATAAATGAAATGATTGAAGATATTTGTAATAAATCGAAAATAAATAGAAAAAATATTTATGAGATTTCTATTGCAGCAAACTGTACAATGATGCATTTTCTTTTAGGGATAGATACAAAATCCATCGGAAAGTCTCCGTATGCACCAGTATTTGTAAAATCAAAAAATATATTAGCAAAAGATATTGGTTTAAAGGCATTCTCAGGGGCAAGACTATACTGTCTTCCATCAGTTTCATCTTACATAGGTGCTGATATTGTAGCAGGTGCATATGTGTGTCAATTACATAAAGCCAAGGAAAACGTTTTATTTATAGATATTGGAACTAATGGAGAAATTGTTTTATCCAATCATGGGAAGCTATTATCATGTTCTTGTGCTGCAGGGCCAGCTTTGGAGGGAATGAATATTAGTTCAGGTATGAGGGCAGCAGAAGGTGCAATTGAAGATGTAAAAATCACTGACAAAGGAATCGAAATTAAAGTTATAGGGGAGCAAGAAGCAATTGGAATTTGTGGAAGTGGTATATTAGCAGCTGTGAAAGAGCTTATTCGTACAGGAATTGTGAAAAAAGATGGAGCATTTATAAAAAAAGAAAAACTAAAAAAATCGGATTATCGCTATGATATGATTCAATTAGATGGAAGAAAGCGAGAATTTATTTTAAAAAGCAATCCAGAACAATTATTAATTACACAATCAGATGTTCGCCAAGTACAATTAGCAAAAGGAGCTATTCTTTCTGGGTTTTATGCGTTACTAAAACAAGCTAATATTGATATGAATCAACTTGATAAAGTTATTATAGCAGGACAGTTTGGAGCTCACTTGCCTGTTGATAGTTTGGTTGGAACTGGTATTTTACCAGAAGCTATTAAGGACAAACTAGTATATGTGGGTAATTCTTCTAAAACAGGATCATATATGGCACTCATGTCTGCTAAAGCAAAGCAAGAAATTGAAGAACTAGCTAATCAAATAGATTATATGGAGCTAGGAGCATCTGAAGGATATGAGAGACTTTTTGCTCATAGCCTTTTATTTCCAAATTTTAAAAGTATTTAA
- a CDS encoding methylcobamide:CoM methyltransferase MtbA — protein MLSPKERLNKVLNRKSVDRPPCICPGGMMNMVTTELIEKVGIEFPKAHMNAQMMADLASAVYEKGCFENYGVPFCMTIEAEDFGAKVDMGTNIYEPHVVEYSINSVKEWRKIPEINYQQGRAGVVVDAIKLLKLKSKDVPIIGNLTGPISTASSIMEPTIFYKELRKKNSEAHEFIEFVTDQLIIFAKKQIEAGADIIAISDPSGTGEILGPKLFEEFAVKYINKIIDSIQSENTGTIVHICGQMKNVYQEVNKIKSDVLSFDSIVNMSYARKNLGDRLLMGNLSTYTIEFGQANKIADLTQKCVKDGANIISPACGLGMRSPLKNVKTIIESLTKGDAVVDA, from the coding sequence ATGTTGTCGCCAAAAGAACGATTAAATAAGGTGTTGAACAGAAAAAGCGTTGATAGACCACCGTGTATTTGTCCTGGAGGCATGATGAATATGGTTACAACAGAGTTAATAGAAAAAGTTGGAATAGAATTTCCAAAAGCACATATGAATGCACAAATGATGGCTGATTTAGCAAGTGCAGTATATGAAAAAGGTTGCTTTGAGAATTATGGAGTTCCCTTTTGTATGACGATTGAGGCAGAAGATTTTGGAGCAAAAGTCGATATGGGAACAAATATTTATGAACCTCATGTTGTAGAATATTCAATTAATTCTGTGAAAGAATGGAGAAAAATTCCTGAAATTAATTATCAACAAGGAAGAGCAGGGGTAGTGGTTGATGCAATTAAACTTTTGAAGTTAAAAAGTAAAGATGTGCCTATTATAGGGAATTTAACTGGACCTATAAGTACAGCAAGTTCTATAATGGAGCCTACTATATTTTATAAAGAATTAAGAAAAAAAAATAGTGAGGCACATGAATTTATTGAGTTTGTTACAGATCAGTTAATTATATTTGCAAAAAAACAAATAGAAGCAGGAGCAGACATAATTGCCATTTCGGATCCTAGTGGTACAGGTGAAATTTTAGGACCGAAGCTATTTGAAGAATTTGCTGTCAAATACATTAATAAAATTATTGATAGCATACAAAGTGAAAATACAGGAACAATTGTACATATATGTGGACAAATGAAGAATGTATATCAAGAAGTGAATAAAATAAAAAGTGATGTCCTCAGTTTTGATTCTATAGTTAATATGAGTTATGCAAGAAAGAACTTAGGAGATAGATTGCTAATGGGGAATTTAAGTACTTATACAATTGAATTTGGACAGGCAAATAAAATTGCTGATCTAACTCAAAAATGTGTAAAAGATGGGGCAAATATCATATCACCTGCATGTGGGCTTGGAATGAGATCGCCTTTAAAAAATGTAAAAACAATTATAGAATCTTTAACAAAAGGAGATGCAGTTGTAGATGCCTAA
- a CDS encoding corrinoid protein — MSVSKEELLKRLSDGVVDMEEEDVIEACNEYVQAGYRIFDGIMEGLVDGMNRASQLYDDEEYFVTDVLLCSDAMYEGLSILRPHLPSDEVEKEKPKGVIGVVEGDTHDIGKNLVKIMLETAGFDMIDLGRDVPLRNFVDKAKEVNASFVCMSTLMTTTMDGMKTVIELLKEAGIREEVKVVIGGGPISKTFADIIGADGYSHNAVEAVKLVKGLLDIA, encoded by the coding sequence ATGTCAGTATCAAAAGAAGAATTATTAAAAAGATTATCTGATGGTGTAGTAGATATGGAAGAAGAAGATGTGATTGAAGCATGTAACGAATATGTACAAGCAGGATATAGAATATTTGATGGTATTATGGAAGGGCTTGTAGATGGTATGAACCGTGCAAGTCAATTATATGATGATGAAGAATACTTTGTTACAGATGTATTACTATGTTCAGATGCAATGTATGAAGGTCTATCAATCTTAAGACCACATCTTCCTTCAGATGAAGTAGAAAAAGAAAAGCCAAAAGGAGTAATCGGTGTTGTAGAAGGGGATACGCACGATATAGGAAAAAACCTAGTTAAAATTATGTTAGAAACAGCTGGATTTGATATGATTGATTTGGGTAGAGATGTTCCATTGCGAAATTTTGTAGATAAGGCTAAAGAAGTTAATGCTTCATTTGTATGTATGTCAACATTAATGACAACAACAATGGACGGAATGAAGACCGTTATAGAGTTATTAAAAGAGGCTGGAATAAGAGAAGAAGTTAAAGTTGTTATAGGTGGAGGACCCATTTCAAAAACATTTGCCGATATAATCGGTGCAGATGGTTATTCTCATAATGCAGTTGAGGCAGTTAAGTTAGTAAAAGGTCTGCTTGATATAGCATAA
- a CDS encoding uroporphyrinogen decarboxylase family protein: MHKDDQMTPNERLAAFMTGKPMDRILAMPVACSMSGLALGITHKEKRSSALNEARAQIACYERFGNDLTIIEYGLHGVGAALGSQMSDPEDSVPSIMKYALDDLNDVDQLDMSKLELKNDKAFQLHIEATNILIDKVGKEVPTGVLISGPFTAAASIYKTENLLRATRRNPEKLHQLIKFCNEGLKMIYREFIKAGAIILLCDPIASGTILNQKQYLEFVLPYTIDLMKDIHDAKGMVCYHICGDTTSIVGDMVKSGCDMLSIDNKVDLAYTKQVVGDKVPILGNVDPVETLILGNTNDVDLAVKNCIQKGYDSPSGYILASGCDLSGNIPLENIDQFMASARKYGKWPLNPKNFL, encoded by the coding sequence ATGCACAAAGATGATCAAATGACACCAAACGAACGATTGGCTGCATTTATGACAGGAAAACCTATGGACAGAATTCTAGCTATGCCAGTTGCTTGCTCTATGTCTGGACTAGCATTAGGAATTACTCATAAGGAAAAAAGAAGCAGTGCTTTAAATGAAGCGAGAGCACAGATTGCTTGTTATGAAAGATTTGGAAATGATTTAACTATTATTGAATATGGTTTGCATGGAGTAGGGGCAGCTCTAGGGAGCCAAATGAGTGATCCAGAGGACTCAGTACCATCAATTATGAAGTATGCTTTAGATGATCTAAATGATGTTGATCAACTAGATATGTCAAAATTGGAGCTAAAAAACGATAAAGCATTTCAATTACATATAGAAGCTACTAATATTTTAATTGATAAAGTAGGGAAAGAGGTTCCAACTGGAGTTTTGATATCTGGACCATTTACTGCTGCTGCAAGTATATATAAAACAGAAAACTTATTAAGAGCAACTAGAAGAAATCCTGAAAAGTTACATCAATTGATTAAATTCTGCAACGAAGGATTAAAAATGATTTATAGAGAGTTTATAAAAGCAGGAGCTATTATTCTACTTTGTGATCCTATTGCATCAGGAACAATTCTTAATCAAAAACAATATTTAGAATTTGTTTTACCATACACGATAGATTTAATGAAAGATATTCATGACGCAAAAGGAATGGTTTGTTACCATATTTGTGGAGATACAACATCGATTGTAGGAGATATGGTGAAATCAGGTTGTGATATGCTCAGTATCGATAATAAGGTAGACTTGGCATATACGAAACAAGTAGTAGGAGATAAGGTTCCTATACTTGGTAATGTAGATCCAGTAGAGACGTTAATTTTAGGAAATACCAATGATGTAGATTTAGCTGTGAAAAATTGTATACAAAAAGGGTATGATAGTCCTTCAGGATATATTTTGGCATCAGGATGTGATCTTTCAGGAAACATTCCTTTGGAAAATATAGATCAGTTTATGGCTTCTGCTAGAAAATATGGAAAGTGGCCCTTAAATCCAAAAAATTTTTTATAG
- a CDS encoding uroporphyrinogen decarboxylase family protein yields the protein MGKIIDFKCTYNNSIGINKEVTRKVDLQFPEAYKNSNSMALISKELKKHDKTTFCELPFCHTVEGEAMGGSINFGDENIGPRAKDYICTTAQEILDLPEIDYSKGRISEVLKACKYLRDQGENVLLYISGPFTIMNVLIDPRHVFKTFRKNPDIMKDIFDKFQNEILRFVEEAQKSGVNMISYADSSGGLNILGPKFSEQVVEMFTYPLLKRMEELINDETIVLLCPKTTFALLGTDKAEWKDISLEGPTKYSEACMKVIGQTKFVGQTCIKNKEFQLKNGIIKTIDLF from the coding sequence ATGGGTAAAATTATTGATTTTAAGTGTACATATAATAATTCTATAGGGATTAATAAAGAAGTTACACGAAAAGTAGATTTACAATTTCCTGAAGCTTATAAAAATTCGAATAGTATGGCTTTAATATCTAAAGAGTTGAAAAAACATGATAAAACAACGTTTTGTGAACTACCATTTTGCCATACAGTTGAAGGGGAAGCAATGGGTGGAAGCATTAATTTTGGGGATGAAAACATAGGGCCAAGAGCTAAGGACTATATCTGCACAACTGCACAAGAAATATTGGACTTACCAGAAATCGATTATTCAAAAGGACGTATATCAGAGGTTTTAAAAGCCTGTAAATATTTGAGGGATCAAGGAGAAAATGTACTTTTATATATTTCAGGACCCTTCACGATTATGAATGTTTTAATAGATCCACGCCATGTTTTTAAAACATTTAGAAAAAATCCGGATATCATGAAAGATATTTTTGATAAATTCCAAAATGAAATATTACGTTTTGTTGAAGAAGCTCAAAAATCAGGAGTCAATATGATAAGTTATGCTGATTCTTCTGGAGGATTAAATATTTTAGGTCCAAAATTCTCAGAACAAGTGGTAGAAATGTTTACTTACCCATTATTAAAGCGAATGGAAGAACTTATTAATGATGAAACAATTGTATTGCTTTGCCCAAAAACTACTTTTGCATTACTAGGAACAGATAAAGCTGAATGGAAAGATATTTCATTAGAAGGCCCTACAAAATATTCTGAAGCCTGTATGAAAGTGATTGGTCAGACAAAATTTGTTGGACAAACGTGTATTAAAAATAAAGAATTTCAATTGAAAAATGGAATAATCAAAACAATTGATTTATTTTAA
- a CDS encoding GTP-binding protein, with translation MSININIISGFLGAGKTTFLKKIIPNMEGKIALIENEFGDIGIDGDLINDKLPVREIYAGCICCTLVQDFKKNIEELILEYRPDHILIEPSGVGSLSDIIKACEEISKNSNFDIRINNLITIVDVSAFDDYIQNFGSFYLDQIQNAHMIFLSHLGKMDQKEIEKVISKIKLNNQEAFILNEDWYAYNGEKIIEILNTIESCKIDSKEKPVLTPADKVFSTVSVNNPRIFLDKEVDKILASLNDEEYGSILRAKGILELDTNQFVYFDFTPYHYHWEYIEKFKRTKVAIIGSNLRNKKILELFH, from the coding sequence TTGAGTATTAATATAAATATAATTTCTGGATTTTTAGGAGCTGGAAAGACTACGTTTTTAAAAAAAATTATTCCCAATATGGAAGGGAAAATTGCTTTAATTGAAAATGAATTTGGTGATATTGGAATTGATGGGGATTTGATTAATGACAAACTTCCTGTTAGAGAAATTTATGCAGGATGTATTTGTTGTACTCTTGTACAAGACTTTAAAAAAAATATAGAAGAGTTAATCTTAGAATATAGACCAGACCATATATTGATAGAGCCATCTGGTGTTGGAAGTCTATCTGATATTATAAAAGCTTGCGAGGAAATTTCTAAAAATTCTAATTTCGATATAAGAATAAATAATTTGATAACGATTGTAGATGTAAGTGCATTTGACGATTATATACAAAATTTTGGATCTTTTTATTTAGACCAAATTCAAAATGCTCATATGATTTTTTTAAGCCATTTGGGCAAAATGGACCAAAAAGAAATTGAAAAAGTAATTTCTAAAATAAAGTTAAATAATCAGGAAGCATTTATTCTTAATGAGGATTGGTATGCCTATAATGGTGAAAAAATAATTGAAATACTAAATACGATTGAAAGTTGTAAAATCGATTCAAAAGAAAAACCTGTACTGACGCCTGCTGATAAAGTATTTAGCACTGTATCTGTTAACAATCCAAGAATTTTCTTAGATAAAGAGGTTGATAAAATATTAGCTTCTTTAAATGATGAGGAATATGGTTCTATTTTGAGAGCTAAAGGAATTTTAGAACTTGATACAAATCAATTTGTTTACTTTGATTTTACGCCATATCACTATCATTGGGAGTATATAGAAAAATTCAAGAGAACGAAGGTAGCTATCATTGGTAGTAATTTAAGGAATAAAAAAATATTGGAATTGTTCCATTAA
- a CDS encoding ZIP family metal transporter: protein MLEWLSQFSPVTQALIGTLFTWGVTALGASLVFFFKTINKNLLNGMLGFAAGVMIAASFWSLLAPGIEMAEELGQTAWLTAAIGFLAGGAFLFSVDKLLPHLHIGKDTSQAEGVKTSWQRSVLLVLAITLHNIPEGLAVGVAFGAVAYGLPSASLAGAVALAIGIGLQNFPEGAAVSIPLRREGFSRKKAFLYGQASGIVEPIAGVIGAVAIIGMRPLLPYALAFAAGAMIYVVVEELIPEAQQGEEHIRTDIATVGCMVGFAVMMILDVALG from the coding sequence ATGCTTGAATGGTTATCACAATTCTCACCAGTAACACAAGCTCTAATTGGGACATTATTCACTTGGGGTGTTACAGCACTTGGTGCATCTTTAGTGTTTTTCTTTAAAACAATTAACAAAAATTTATTAAATGGTATGTTAGGATTTGCAGCAGGGGTTATGATTGCAGCTAGTTTTTGGTCACTATTAGCGCCAGGTATTGAAATGGCAGAAGAATTAGGCCAAACAGCTTGGTTGACGGCTGCTATTGGTTTTTTAGCTGGAGGAGCTTTTTTATTTTCTGTAGACAAGTTATTGCCTCATTTGCATATAGGGAAAGATACTTCTCAAGCAGAAGGTGTGAAAACAAGCTGGCAAAGAAGTGTACTTCTTGTGTTAGCTATTACACTGCATAATATTCCTGAAGGTCTTGCAGTTGGAGTTGCTTTTGGAGCGGTTGCTTATGGACTACCTTCAGCTTCATTAGCGGGAGCAGTTGCTTTAGCAATAGGAATTGGTTTGCAAAACTTTCCAGAGGGTGCTGCGGTTTCAATACCACTTAGAAGAGAAGGCTTTTCTCGTAAGAAAGCATTTTTATATGGACAGGCATCGGGCATAGTTGAACCTATTGCAGGTGTTATTGGAGCAGTAGCTATTATAGGGATGCGTCCTTTATTACCATATGCATTAGCATTTGCTGCTGGAGCAATGATTTATGTTGTTGTAGAGGAATTAATACCAGAGGCTCAACAAGGTGAAGAACACATAAGAACGGACATTGCAACAGTTGGATGTATGGTTGGTTTTGCTGTAATGATGATCCTAGATGTTGCATTAGGTTAA
- a CDS encoding GNAT family N-acetyltransferase: protein MSEAIKKGIDIIFNQYKLHRIEANIMPKNKASLRVVEKLGFYNEGLALKYLKINGKWEDHIHMVLLNDKL from the coding sequence ATAAGTGAAGCTATAAAAAAAGGTATAGATATTATTTTCAATCAATATAAACTACATAGAATTGAAGCAAACATTATGCCCAAAAATAAAGCATCTTTAAGAGTGGTTGAAAAATTAGGGTTTTATAATGAGGGGTTAGCATTAAAATATTTAAAGATAAATGGAAAATGGGAAGACCATATACATATGGTTTTGCTAAATGACAAATTATAG
- a CDS encoding GNAT family protein, which translates to MEKVYQTENLVLKVLNKTHAELVLDYYLRNKEFLKEWEPIKSDGFYTVECHQQQLEKESINVKNKDSLRLWIFKKDDDKRIIGCIAFTNIVMGAFLSCYLGYKLDKDEINK; encoded by the coding sequence ATGGAAAAAGTATATCAAACTGAAAATTTAGTACTTAAAGTTTTAAATAAAACTCATGCAGAGTTGGTTTTAGATTATTATTTGAGAAATAAAGAGTTTTTAAAAGAATGGGAGCCTATAAAAAGTGATGGGTTTTATACAGTAGAGTGTCATCAGCAACAATTAGAAAAAGAATCAATTAATGTAAAAAATAAAGATTCTCTTAGACTATGGATTTTTAAAAAAGACGATGATAAAAGGATAATAGGTTGTATTGCATTTACCAATATTGTTATGGGGGCTTTTTTATCATGTTATCTTGGATATAAGCTTGATAAAGATGAAATAAATAAATGA
- a CDS encoding DUF4825 domain-containing protein, with the protein MKKIFVIGIILMFSFSVLIGCESSEDKSVNSTKKINIEKLIEYRDSYVGDNSAVGGILYNLPGNMYVKQFSLQTNNTPYSIKVDYGLDKNSNLKKEDFNKFWDSESVKNIFLNNATTLFILVKNVDEVEFNLDTPNKQSFSITRKELETFYGKDLREYSNDISVWKKEIIDSSEKKEDLFKNHSIITAE; encoded by the coding sequence TTGAAAAAAATATTCGTTATAGGGATTATTTTGATGTTTTCTTTCTCTGTACTAATAGGTTGTGAATCTAGTGAAGATAAGAGTGTAAATAGTACAAAAAAGATAAATATTGAAAAATTAATAGAATATAGAGATTCTTATGTTGGAGATAATAGCGCCGTAGGTGGTATTTTATATAACTTACCTGGGAATATGTATGTAAAACAGTTTTCATTACAAACAAATAATACACCATATAGTATAAAAGTAGATTATGGATTAGATAAAAATTCAAATTTAAAAAAAGAAGATTTTAATAAGTTTTGGGATAGTGAAAGTGTCAAAAATATATTTTTAAATAATGCTACTACATTATTTATATTAGTTAAGAATGTAGACGAAGTTGAGTTCAATCTTGATACTCCAAATAAACAATCGTTTAGTATAACAAGAAAAGAACTTGAAACTTTCTACGGAAAAGATTTGAGAGAATATAGCAATGATATTTCAGTTTGGAAAAAAGAAATTATAGATTCGAGTGAAAAAAAAGAAGATTTATTTAAAAATCATAGTATAATTACAGCTGAATAG
- a CDS encoding DUF4097 family beta strand repeat-containing protein, producing MSIKKIITYLLVIMLICYGIGFTIISLTGGFKGNFNISYKNKETYNNLDQEKIEKIDTISQISIDILGCDINIIPEDREDVKAHFYGNATATFKPELETKINGKELLIFIKRPKSYSIFNSDLKLDVSVPKNYKENIDIDSSSGNIKIQNELTLNNLFIDVSSANVSLKDLNIKNLKYDSSSGSLIGESIVTDSTFIDVSSGSVELNNFTGDLKGDSSSGTIEVDYNIFDNNIELDTSSGNVNIGLPDDSKFYLDAECSSGNIECDFPIVVRGKHEDNTLRGTVGNDKNKIKIDTSSGNITILKN from the coding sequence ATGAGTATTAAAAAAATCATCACATACTTATTAGTTATAATGCTAATTTGTTATGGGATAGGGTTTACTATAATATCTTTGACTGGGGGATTTAAAGGTAACTTTAATATTTCATACAAAAATAAAGAAACATATAATAATCTAGATCAAGAGAAAATTGAAAAAATAGATACGATAAGTCAAATTTCTATTGATATTTTAGGTTGTGATATTAATATAATTCCTGAGGATAGAGAAGATGTTAAAGCTCATTTTTATGGAAATGCTACTGCAACGTTTAAGCCAGAACTTGAAACAAAAATAAATGGAAAAGAACTTCTAATATTTATAAAAAGACCAAAATCATATAGTATATTTAATTCTGATTTAAAGCTTGATGTTTCTGTTCCTAAAAATTACAAAGAAAATATAGATATAGATTCTTCTTCTGGAAATATAAAGATCCAAAATGAATTAACATTAAATAATCTTTTTATAGATGTTAGTTCAGCAAACGTGAGTTTAAAAGATCTAAATATTAAAAATTTAAAATACGACAGTTCTTCAGGATCATTAATAGGAGAAAGTATAGTTACAGATTCTACATTTATAGATGTATCTTCAGGATCTGTAGAGCTAAATAATTTTACAGGGGATTTAAAAGGTGACTCATCTTCTGGAACAATAGAAGTAGATTATAATATATTCGATAATAATATTGAATTAGATACTTCTTCAGGAAATGTAAATATAGGACTACCAGATGATTCTAAATTTTATTTAGATGCTGAGTGTTCTAGTGGAAATATAGAATGTGATTTTCCTATAGTCGTAAGAGGTAAGCATGAAGATAATACTTTAAGAGGAACTGTTGGAAATGATAAAAACAAAATAAAAATAGATACTTCATCAGGAAATATAACTATACTAAAAAATTAA
- a CDS encoding HAAS signaling domain-containing protein — MNKKEFIDILKNQLYGLPKEDIDEILYDYEEHFSVGLGRGKSEDEISKELGDPKKIAKSYKANIVIENAQNNPTPTNIVKAVIATIALGLFNLIFVLGPFIGLVGILIGLFGAALGVTFGGIGMFIGALFGPLFGGNVSINANPIGAAFIGLGTTALGILFFIFNIHLIKIAYKGTTKYLKYNIDIIKK, encoded by the coding sequence ATGAATAAAAAGGAGTTTATAGATATTTTAAAAAATCAACTTTATGGATTACCTAAGGAAGACATAGATGAAATACTTTATGATTATGAAGAACACTTTAGTGTAGGTTTGGGAAGAGGAAAATCAGAAGATGAAATATCAAAAGAATTAGGCGATCCTAAAAAAATAGCTAAATCATACAAAGCCAATATTGTCATTGAAAACGCACAAAATAATCCAACGCCAACTAATATAGTAAAAGCAGTTATTGCTACAATAGCTCTTGGATTATTTAATTTGATTTTTGTTTTAGGGCCTTTTATAGGATTGGTAGGAATTTTAATAGGATTATTTGGGGCAGCCTTGGGAGTGACTTTTGGTGGAATAGGGATGTTTATTGGTGCACTATTTGGACCTTTATTTGGAGGGAATGTTAGTATTAATGCTAATCCTATAGGTGCTGCATTTATAGGTCTAGGAACAACTGCTTTAGGTATATTGTTTTTTATTTTTAATATTCATTTAATAAAGATTGCATATAAAGGTACTACAAAATATTTGAAATATAACATTGATATTATTAAAAAATAA
- a CDS encoding PadR family transcriptional regulator has product MNIQFKKGVLELCVLVLLSKNDCYGYELVEKISKYINISEGTIYPLLRRLQKEGYFTSYLKESTEGPPRKYYKITDEGKKIKNELINEWNHFVKGVNSIINEEDLNE; this is encoded by the coding sequence ATGAATATTCAGTTTAAAAAAGGTGTTTTAGAATTATGTGTTCTAGTTTTACTCAGCAAAAATGATTGTTATGGATATGAATTAGTAGAAAAGATATCAAAATATATAAATATATCTGAAGGAACAATATATCCTTTATTAAGAAGGCTTCAAAAAGAAGGATATTTTACAAGCTATCTTAAGGAATCGACGGAAGGACCACCTAGAAAATATTATAAAATAACAGATGAAGGTAAAAAAATAAAAAATGAATTGATAAATGAATGGAATCATTTTGTTAAGGGAGTTAATAGTATTATAAATGAGGAGGATTTAAATGAATAA